The following nucleotide sequence is from Leucoraja erinacea ecotype New England chromosome 2, Leri_hhj_1, whole genome shotgun sequence.
GGGTCAATAAGGGTCATCAGGGGTCTACAGGGGTCACTAGGGGTGAACAAGGGTCAATGGTGGTCAACAGCGGTCATTGAGGATCAATGGCGATGAACGGTGACTGCAGGGAGGCGatggaaggaagagggggagagagagagagagagagagaaagggagatagatagaaagagagagagagacagagatggagacagagagagaagacacagagagagagagagggggggggggaggggggagagagagggggagggagagagagagagagagagagagagagagggaggggagagggagagagagggggggagggagggagagagggagagggagggggagaggcgaaagggagggggggggagggagggagggggaaagaaagggaggaggggggggtaggaggggggaggaggagggtagaggagggagggagggcaggatatatgaggagggagggagggagggggagggagggagggagggagggagagagggagggagggaggagagagagagggggagcaagggaggggggggagaagggagggagagaagagggagtgagggtggtgaaaaggaggggggagagagaggagggagagttaTTCCCACACTCACCCTcgttctctccgtctctctctgtctcgtaGCCGGGTGCAGATGGAGATGTAATGAAACGTCCGGGGACAGAGAGTAACCCCACCCCTCACACTtcctgtccctccccctccctctctctctccccctctctccatggaCCACAAACCACTCAAGACGTGCAAAAGTGAACGACAATGCAGGGggggagactgtgtgtgtgtgtgtgtgtgtggtgtgtgtgtgtgtgtgtgcttgtgtggtgtgcacacactacccacacactcaccccagACACATACGCACCACATGCActccacaaacgcacacacaaaccccacacacacgcactccacacacaccccacagcccacacacaccccgcaacacacacgcagacaccccacaacacacacccaacacacacgcagacaccccacgcacacaccacacacgcatacacaccccacccacacatcgccacacacccctcacaccccacacatacacacaccccacacatacaccccacacacacaccacacacatacacccatgcacacgcacaccccacacaccccacacatacaccccacacacacacaccacacacatacacccatgcacacgcacacccccacacataccccccacacacaaacacacgccacGCACACATACACCCCACTCACATACACCACAGATAaatcccacacacgcacacaacacacacgcagacacctACACACTCACTCAGACATGTACACAAAAGTACAcgcacatacatgtacacacacacgtacacacacgcaccacaccccccacacgttgacacacaaacacacacgtacacacacacacacacacacgtacacacacacacacatacacacgtacatacacacacacagacacgtacacacacacacacacgtacactcgcACACCCACGTAGACaggcgcacacacatgcacacacactcagacacaccccccacacacacaccccatacacacctcacaggcacagacacacacaccacaggcacacacctcacacaaacaccccacacacgcacagcccactcacacacccccatacacaccccaaacatgcacacacacccacatatagcccacactccccacacatcacacgtacatacacacacacatacagcccACACACCCCACGCACAAATacagcccacacacaccccacagccacgcacaccacacacagacaccacacccccccacgcACAAAtacagcccacacacacaccacacacacacacagagggacactgTACAAAGAGGTGGTGAGATGGACAGCTCCAGGAAAATGGACGGGTGATGAGAGGAACGATGTTTCATTTCAGATTAAAACCCCGTGACTAGTGTGTACGGACCCAGTGGTCCATTTCTCCATCTCACCAGCTTCTACACAAGCTCACCAACGTCTCTACGTCcgtagaaggtttaggaagttcaaCATGTCCCCAATGACTCTCTGcaccttctacagatgcgctgtggaaatcattttatcgggatgcatcccaGCAGTTTGGGAAAAGCTCCGTCCAAGACCTACGAGAAAtcgcagagttgtggacgcagcccagaccatcacgcacacaaaccaacctcccttccattgactccatctacacctcacgctgcctcggcaaggccaacagcataattaaggaccagtctcacccagtcactccctcttctcccctctcccatcgggcaagaggtatagaagtgtgaaaacgcacacctccacattcagggacaatttatttctggctgttatcaggcaactgaactggccTCTCACcatctagagagcggtcctgatctcgcatctacctcattggagaccctcgcactatctttaatcggactttaccttgtacaaaacgttattccatttatactgtatctgtattctgtggacggctcgattgtaatcatgtacagtctttccgccgactggatagcacgcaataaaaaagcttttcactgtacctcggtacacagaacaataaactaaactaaactctccctctctctcaaagcaagctcaatgctagcatttacagtggcttgcaaaagttttcataccccttgaacttttccacattttgcctattcttctttgcaaaatagctcaagctcagtcagattggatggagagcgtctgtgaacagcaattttcaagtcttgccagagattctcaattggatttaggtctggactttgactgggccattctaacacatgaatatgctttgatctaaaccattccattgtagctctggctgtatgtttagggtcgttgtcctgctggaaggtgaacctccgccctagtctcaagtcttttgcagactctaacaggttttcttccaagatagcccagtatttggctccatccatcttcccatcaactctgaccagcttccctgtccctgctgaagaaaagcatccccacagcatgatgctgccaccaccatgtttcacagtggggatggtgtgttcagggtgatgtgcagtgttagttttccgccacacatagcgttttgcatttaggccaaaaacttcaattttggtctcatctgaccagagcaccttcctccacatgtttgctgtgtcccccacatggcttgtggcaaactgcaaacgggacttcttatggctttttttttcaacaatggctttcttcagaatcagaatcagaatgctttattgtcattgcatgtgtcacatacgagattactgtgtctctccatttaaaagaacttcaaacattcacatactcatacttttttcactccctccctccccaaacccacccatggattcacatttacataaattaacactgtctcccactcccccctccttccccataacccgctcccgagacagagttcagttccaagattgctgatgggtaaaagctgttcttgagtctggcagtgcgtgactttagcgacctgtacctttttcctgagggcagcagtgtgaaaaggtggtgacaaggatgtgtaatgtctttcacgatattacaggtcctgctgcggcatctggagtggtaaatgccctccagagggggcagggggagtccaatgataccctgggcagtttttatcaccctctggagagctgctctgtcagctgctgaacagttcccaaaccaggcagttatgcagtaagtcagtatgctttctaccgaacagcggtagaaagactccagcagtttagcagacagatgggccctcctcagtgttctgaggaagtaaagtctctgttgcgccttttttactacagcagagttcagaccatttaagatcctcactgatgttgatccccagaaatttaaaactaggcaccctctccacctcctcgccccctatctccagtggcctgagctccactctatgtcgcctgaaattagtgatgatctcctttgtctttttagtgttcagagagattgttgtgagcacaccactcagaaagtctgtgcaACTTCTCTCTATAGACGACCTCGTTCCCATctgagatgagccccaccacggttgtatcgtccgcaaattttatgatcctatttgcggggtgatggggcaagcagtcgtgtgtgtatagggcgtagaggagcggactgagcacacagccctgcggtgctcctgtgctgagggtcagggatgtcgaggtgtagggtccaagtctcaccgtctgtggacgttcactgagaaagtccaatatccaccgacacagttgactgctgaggccaaggtctagtatttttgtgatcagcttgctgggtatggttgtattaaaagctgagctgtaatcaacaaaaagcatcctgacatatgaccccttctcctctaggtgttgtagtgcagcagtgtttatggcatcctctgtagatctattagccctatatgcatacttgtgtgggtcgagtgaggggtggggggagagataatttaatgtgacctaggaccagcctttcaaagcacttggagACTACAGATGTAAGAGCAACGGGCCTGTATTCATTGAGGGAGTTGATGATTGTCTGCTTGGCaccgggatgatagtggtggTTCTTCTTgacactcttccataaaggcccgatttgaggagtgcacgactaatagctgtcctgtggacagattctctcacctgagctgtggatctctggagctcctccagagttaccatgggcctcttggctgcttctctgatcaatgctctccttgcccggcctgtcagtttaggtggacggccatgccttggtaggtttgcagttgtgccatacactttgcatttttggatgatggattgaatagtgctccgtgagatgttcaaagcttgggatatttttttataacctaaccctgctttaaacgtctccacaactttatccctgacctgcctggtgtgttccttgggcttcatgatgctgtttgttcactaatgttctctaacaaacctctgaggccttcacagaacagctgtatttatactgagattagattatacacgagtggactctatttactaattaggtgacttctgaaggcaattggttgcactggattttatttaggggtatcagagtaaagggggctgaatacttttgcacgccacacttttcagatttttatttgtaaaaaaatgtgaaaaccatgtattattttccttccacttcacaattatgcgccactgtgtgttggtctatcacataaaatcccaataaaatacatttacaaaatgtggaaaagttcaaggggtatgaatacttttgcaagccactgtatatcaagagggcttgtatacaaacacagggatgtaatcctgaggctctataaggcgctggtcaggccgcatttggatattgtgagcagttgagggggagggagagaggggaggggagagagagggaagagagagggaaaaagagggaggagagagagggagggatatggcagAGAAAgatggagggagtggggagagagggagggagagagaggcaggggagggagagagagagaggttgagagagatacacagagacagagaaacaACTCGATGTGAGCAGGGACAGGATGTGGTCAGTACAGGTTAGAGGGTGAGAGAGATTTTGTGTGAATCTTTGcaactgcagagagagagagaaagagagagagagagagagagggggagagagagagggggggaaagagagggaggagagagggggaaagagagggaggagagagggggagagagagggaggagagagagagagagagacagagagagagagaggggaaagagacagagacagagagagagggggagagaggggtaagagagagggggagagagggagagacagagagagagagagagagggagagagggagagagagacagatatgcAGAAGTGCAgtgtggagtttcttcccagctgttatcaggcaactgaaccatcctctcaccaactagagcggttctgacctcccatttacGAAACTGAACAGAACTGAATGAGTCACAGTcacccagcacggaaacaggcccttcagcccaacttgcccactccgcccaacatgccccatctacacaagtcacagaaacaggcccttcagcccaacttgcccacaccggccaactacactagtcacccagcacagaaacagccccatcagcccaacttgcaactctggtgagaaggaatgggtgtcgagaCTGaagagtgtctcgacccgaaacgttacccattccatccaacattttgtgtctacctaaacagcACCGATCTACCCACGTCGCaatgtgccagcaggctggaggagcgggcaaaggccttgccacagagcgggcaggtgaaggggttctggctggtgtggacttgccggtgctccagcaggtggtcaaggtgggtgaagcccttatcacaggacgggcaggggaagggactctcaccgctgtgggtacgtCGGTGCTGCGATAGCCTTGCCACACTCAGCACACACTAAGGGTCTCTAtccggtgtgtatccgctggttcCCCCGCAGCCTCCGTGCACTCTTGAAACGCTTGCCGCAATGGGAGGAGTCGCTCGCCTTCGTGAttctgctggtgctgctgcaacTCACGCGAGCTGTCGAATGCCTCCCCGCAGTACGGGCAGttgtagggctggccactggtgtgcatgtGCTGGTGAGACAGAGCGTGGGAGGCCGTGGCAAAGCGCTCTTCACACACAGGGCTGGGGACCGGACGGTCGCCGGCGTGCacctgctggtgggacagcagataGGTGGAGcgagtgaagcccttgccgcactgggcgcagatgAAGGGGCGCTTGCCAGTGTGGATGTACTGGTGCCTCAGCAGGTTGCTGTAgaaggtgaagcccttgccgcagtgggCGCAGATGAAGAGGTGCTTGCCGGTGTGGATGCTCTGGTGCCTCAGCAAGTTGCTGGagagggtgaagcccttgccgcactgggcgcagatgtagggccgctccccggtgtgggtgcgctgatgCAACAGCAGGTGGCAGGAGCGAGTAAAGcatttgccgcactgggcgcagatgtaggggcgctcgccggtgtgggtgcgctggtgcctcAGCAGGTGGCTGGAGcaagtgaagcccttgccgcactgggcgcaggtgaaggggcgctcgtcagtgtgggtgcgctggtgcctcAGCATGTTGCTGGagagggtgaagcccttgccacagtggctgcaggtgtagggccgctccccggtatgcacccgcctgtgcaccttcaggtccTTGGACGACTTGAACCTTTTgctgcagtcggagcaggtgaaggggcgttctcccgtgtgaacccgccggtggatctccagctggcttgggctctgccaggccttgccacacacgtcgcactcataacgcttctccttgttgtgccctgtCATGTGGTGGTCCATCGATTCTCAGCCCCTCGCTCACCCGCACACAGAGCAGATTGGGGGGGtggctcaccggcaccctggccgccctcaatggctGCTCACGTCCccatctctccgtccacagcaacggctcctaaaccctgcaggaggggaacacagagggtcaacaagctggcaaataGGACATTACTAACGCATGAACATTACTAGTGTTTGGGGATCATGACAGtagcctcctcgtggcgatccctggaagcgacgacacgatgcactctgtgacgcatcggtcgacaattctgtcaacatgttggacgacgacagaagcgaACAGCGAGCTCCATCATCTGACACACAAACAAATTagtgcttgggggggggggggggggtgagggggttcagggagcgggggggagggggggggggggatgggggtaggaGGGGCTGGAGTCAGGGGGTCAGGGGGgaaatcgcccgttcacacacagCCACCACAGCAAATAGTGTACATACGGTGAAGACAAACGCAGCAAATGCAATATCCAGTGCAGAGCAGTGCAAGATTGTGTTGCAGAAAGCCCGGGGTAGCACGGACgagaagggccaaacggcctgtctCCGGAAAGAACGACCAAtgatgctgactgtgtggagcttgcacgctcCCACCCCATGGTGCAGAGCCGACCACGCAGTGGCAATATGCGGCTCCGATTGGCGGAGGGCGCTGTCTGCCTGAGGGGAGGGGCTACGGATCAACCAATAGGATATGGTCACCGGCGGCGGGAGCGGCTCTGATTGGTTGGACACAAGTAGGGGGTGGTACCTGGTCCGTGACATCAACCCAGGAGAGGCAGGACCTGCTCCCATTGGCCGCTGGCGCTGCCCGTCagtggggggtagggaggggacgGGACCTGGTCGTCGGTCACATAAGGGAGTCCGACGGGACGAGGC
It contains:
- the LOC129707798 gene encoding zinc finger protein 239-like, producing the protein MDHHMTGHNKEKRYECDVCGKAWQSPSQLEIHRRVHTGERPFTCSDCSKRFKSSKDLKVHRRVHTGERPYTCSHCGKGFTLSSNMLRHQRTHTDERPFTCAQCGKGFTCSSHLLRHQRTHTGERPYICAQCGKCFTRSCHLLLHQRTHTGERPYICAQCGKGFTLSSNLLRHQSIHTGKHLFICAHCGKGFTFYSNLLRHQYIHTGKRPFICAQCGKGFTRSTYLLSHQQVHAGDRPVPSPVCEERFATASHALSHQHMHTSGQPYNCPYCGEAFDSSRELQQHQQNHEGERLLPLRQAFQECTEAAGEPADTHRIETLSVC